In a single window of the Rhopalosiphum padi isolate XX-2018 chromosome 1, ASM2088224v1, whole genome shotgun sequence genome:
- the LOC132926427 gene encoding uncharacterized protein LOC132926427 has protein sequence MPYGESNQNNSTFQQSDSFRVNTFTVILDSLLTELNKRKSAYDKVNIKFGFLFNLTKLPLSKVREQAIQLQLEYPEDLGSSFSNECIHFRSHLFGLEDNNLPLTVLDLYKIFKDPNISSLYPYIEIALRMYLCSPVSNCSAERSFSALKRIKSYLRSTIDNDRLNSLAILSIESEITSSLKYKKVIEEFSLQKAHRKI, from the coding sequence ATGCCTTATGGAGagtcaaatcaaaataattcaaCATTTCAACAAAGCGACTCATTTAGAGTAAATACTTTTACAGTTATATTAGATTCATTACTTACAGAGCTAAACAAAAGAAAGAGTGCTTATgataaagttaatataaaatttggttttttatttaatcttactAAGTTGCCACTATCCAAGGTAAGAGAACAAGCCATACAACTACAATTAGAATATCCAGAAGACCTGGGTTCATCATTCTCTaatgaatgtattcattttCGTAGTCATTTATTTGGATTAGAAGATAATAATTTGCCATTAACTGTTTTagatttgtacaaaatatttaaagatccTAATATTTCTAGTTTGTATCCATACATTGAAATAGCATTACGAATGTATTTATGCAGTCCGGTATCAAATTGTTCAGCAGAACGATCCTTTAGTGcactaaaaagaataaaatccTACTTAAGATCAACTATTGATAATGACAGACTTAATTCATTGGCTATACTGAGTATAGAATCAGAAATTACCAGttctcttaaatataaaaaagtaattgaaGAATTTTCTTTACAAAAGGCCCATCGTAAAATCTAA
- the LOC132926415 gene encoding zinc finger MYM-type protein 1-like: MVKKHSGAFYRQKKKENASETAKVLAKTPKLYNYFQQNPPNLTRENVQNDNHSLSNDNAVSQHCSSAHSPDLTIDNKVNDLSRTEENHYIIDEVHENLVTVIPRDDPTLWIVNETTKDYFSFNGFNQNLENNDFSKSKRLSTKRMRGAQRSYYRYFSLKFIKTKLINNEPFNRTFLVYSNSTGNVYCAPCRLFGSKSVFATVGFSNWKKGEEKISQHENSISHKSCVLKMSQRGSVLERIDKQLILQVETEKMYWEKVLTRVAAVVKSLSSRGLPLRGHDDKFGSTHSGNFIMSLELIAEFDPFLSNHIAQYANKGKGSTSYLSFATFEQFVYIMAEKVKETIVNEIKDAKYFSIVVDSTPDISHTDQLSLIFRYVKKNGEPVERFLQFFANAGHKSEDMADAIFMALGANDLNIKNCRGQSYDNASNMSGMYSGLQARIKEACIHAVYIPCAAHSLNLVGECAASCCTQRLSDTRWSARHDACLSLSRNWNEIIKALNIIIHSSTEKSTTKCEAKGLLKNLKSLEMGILTTLWNDILERFNCISKKLQSVHIDLTTVVTLYKSLIYYIQDLRNSFAFYEKLGKEKSGVD, translated from the exons ATGGTTAAGAAACATAGTGGTGCTTTCTATCggcaaaaaaagaaagaaaatgcTTCTGAAACTGCCAAAGTATTAGCTAAAACGCCTAAactgtacaattattttcaacaaaatcctCCAAATCTTACAAGAGAGAATGTCCAGAatgata accATAGTTTGAGTAATGATAACGCTGTTTCACAACACTGCTCTAGTGCTCATTCCCCTga TCTTACTATTGATAACAAAGTTAATGATCTATCAAGAACTGAagaaaaccattatattattgatgaaGTACATGAAAACCTAGTAACTGTTATTCCTAG AGATGATCCAACATTGTGGATAGTGAATGAAACAACCAaagattatttttcatttaatggcTTTAATCAAAACCTGGAAAACaatgatttttcaaaatcaaaaagaCTTTCTACAAAACGAATGCGGGGTGCTCAGCGTTCCTATTATAGATATTTCAgtcttaagtttataaaaactaagttaataaataatgaaccaTTCAATCGTACATTTTTGGTATATTCGAATAGTACCGGTAATGTTTATTGTGCACCTTGTCGATTATTTGGGAGTAAATCAGTTTTTGCTACAGTTGGTTTTAGTAACTGGAAGAaaggagaagaaaaaatatcacAGCATGAAAATTCGATTTCACATAAATCTTGTGTTCTTAAAATGTCTCAAAGAGGTTCTGTATTAGAACGAATTGATAAACAACTTATTTTACAAGTAGAaacagaaaaaatgtattgggAAAAAGTGTTGACAAGAGTAGCAGCTGTTGTAAAATCGTTGAGTTCCAGAGGACTTCCATTGAGAGGACATGATGATAAATTTGGTTCTACTCATAGTGGAAATTTTATAATGAGCTTAGAGCTCATAGCTGAATTTGATCCATTTCTTTCCAATCATATTGCACAATATGCCAATAAAGGAAAAGGAAGCACATCTTATTTATCTTTTGCAACTTTTGAACAATTTGTTTACATTATGGCTGAAAAAGTAAAAGAAACTATAGTCAATGAAATTAAAGATGCAAAATATTTCTCTATAGTAGTAGATTCAACGCCTGACATTTCTCATACCGATCAATTGTCATTAATATTCAGATATGTAAAAAAGAATGGTGAACCTGTTGAAagatttttacagttttttgcCAATGCTGGACATAAGTCTGAAGATATGGCTGATGCAATTTTTATGGCGTTAGGAGCAAATGatctgaatattaaaaattgccgTGGCCAGTCATACGATAACGCATCTAATATGTCAGGCATGTACTCAGGACTTCAGGCAAGAATAAAAGAAGCGTGTATCCATGCAGTTTACATTCCTTGTGCTGCACATTCATTAAACTTAGTTGGTGAATGTGCAGCCAGTTGCTGTACACag AGATTATCAGACACTCGGTGGTCTGCACGCCATGATGCTTGTCTAAGTCTATCTCGAAATTggaatgaaattataaaagctttaaatataattatacatagttcAACAGAAAAATCAACAACCAAATGTGAAGCCAAAGGTTTATTGAAAAATCTGAAAAGTTTAGAAATGGGTATACTAACAACACTTTGGAATGATATATTGGAAAGATTCAACTGTATTAGTAAAAAACTGCAGAGTGTTCACATTGATTTAACAACAGTTGTGACTTTGtacaaatcattaatatattatattcaagacTTACGAAATAGTTTTGCATTCTATGAAAAATTGGGTAAAGAAAAATCTGGTGTAgattaa